In the genome of Paenibacillus sp. GP183, the window GCTCTCCATGGGTAACAAGGAATTTAAAGAACAGTACGGCAGCAGCGCTTCATCCTGGAGAGGCAAAAAACCGATTCAGCGCAACGCGATCATTGCTTTAGGCAATTTCAAAGACCGATCAGCTGTGCCTGTATTATCGGACTTGCTGAAGCAAGACCCGCGCCCTGAAATCAGGGCGACCGCAGCTTGGGCAATGGGCAGGATCGGCGGGGAAGAAGCGATAGAAGCTTTGCATGACGCTCAGCTGTCTGAGCAACAAGCTATCGTCCTGGAAGAGCTGGCCAAAGCAAGCTTAATTTTGGAAAGTAATCACGTTTGAGATCAAAATAAGCAGGACTTCCTTTACGATACTCGAATATGACTGTAATAAGAAAAATCAAGTAACCAACAAATACTACACCCTGCCTGGAGTGAACGTTATGAAATATACGAATGTAGAAAATATTGAGCCAGGACAATACCTGGGAAGAACGATCTTCTCAAGCAACGGAGCGATTCTCCTGTCGGAGGGTGTGCAGTTAACTGTATATATGATTAACACGCTTAAGAGAATTGGGGTCACTATGCTTTATATCAAGGACCCCTATTTGGAAGATGTGATCATCGAGGATGTCCTGTCGGAAGAGACGAAACGTAATGTCATGCAGCAAATGGGCAACACATTTGAATCTATCCGTTCCGGCAAGGATTTCAATACAAGAACGGTCAGCATCAGCATTGATCAATTGCTCGATGATGTGATGAAAAACAAAGATGTCCTTGTTCAGTTGTCGGATATTCGAACCAAGGATAATGAAATGTATGTACATGCGACCAATGTTTGCATGATGTCGGTGATGATTGGCATCAATTTGAACTTGTCTCCGGTACAGCTGAAGGAATTGGCCATTGGAGCTTTATTTCACGATATCGGCAAGATCGAATTGCTGACCGATGACCAGTCCAAGGATATTAAGCTGCATCATACCTGGCGCGGCTTTGAAGTCATAAAGAATAAGCGGGAGTACAGCCTGCTGATCGCGCATGTGGCCTTCCAGCATCACGAAACCATGGACGGTCAAGGCTTGCCTCGCAAACTGACTAGTGACCAAATTCATCTATATGCAAAAATTGTGGCGGTAGCCAACATGTATGATAATTTACTGTTTGATCCCGCCGACGGCAAAAGAATGCTCCCGCATGAAGCATGTGAGCACATGATGGCGTTAGGGTCTGCCAAACTGGACCATGAAGTGTTGATTCAATTTCTTAAAACCATCTCGATTTATCCTACGGGGACATCGGTTAGGCTGTCTACCAAAGAGATCGGTGTGGTGGTTGGACAACATCGCGGACTGCCGGCAAGGCCCATCATTCGAATTGTCAAGCAGGAATCAGAGGGCAATGAGATCACGATCAAAGAGATGGATTTGGCCAAGCTGACCACTGTTTTTATCGATCAAATATTGAGTTGATTGTGTTTGTTTAAGACTGACAAAAATGCTATGATGATGAGAGCTAAAATCTAATTTAATTTAAAGAGGAGCAGGGGGTGCACGGAATGTGGAGCTATATCATCCCGATTATCACATTGATCGCTGGTTTGGTTGGCGGCTTTTTCATCGGAGTTTATTATCTGAAAAGACAAATGGAAGCCATGCAAAACAATCCGGAAATGCTGCAAAAAATGGCCAAACAAATGGGCTATAATATGAATAAGCAGCAGCTGAATAAAGTGCAAAACATGATGAAGAATCAAAAATGGAAATAAAAAATATGGAGGCGGAACCGGCTAAAGCCGTTTCGCCTTTTGATTGTAAAAAGGGGGATGATCCCATGTCGTCAACAGAATACAAAAACTCTTTAGTTGGGAAAAATCGGGAACAGCTTGAATACCATGTCAGAGAAATATTGCGGTTATTGGGGGAAGATGTAGATAGGGAGGGTTTGCTTGAGACACCCGCTCGCGTCACCCGCATGTATGAGGAAATATTCGCAGGCTACGACGCCGATTTACGCGATGTACTCGGTGTTACTTTCGATGAGCGGCACGAAGAGCTGGTAATTATCAAAGATATCGTTTATTACAGTCAATGTGAGCATCATATGGCTCCTTTTTTCGGTAAAATTCATATCGGGTATGTTCCAAGCGGAAAAGTGGCAGGGCTGAGCAAATTTGCTCGTCTTGTTGATGCTGTTACCCGGAAGCTTCAAGTACAGGAACGGATTACGTCCGAAATCGCGGATATATTGGAAGATGTGCTTAAACCTCATGGTGTAATGGTGGTAGTGGAAGGGGAGCATTTGTGCATGTGTTCCCGAGGTGTCAAGAAATACGGCAGCAAAACGATCACTTCCGGTGTACGGGGCAGCTTCCGAACCGATTCGACCCTGCGTTCGGAGTTTCTTTCGCTTTTGAAATAGGAACAGGCTATCTTGGAGGGAAGTACAATGGACCTGAGAAGGCTGCGGCTCGGCGAAGCTTCCATCAAATCAAACGAAGACCGGGATGAATATGAAAAAGATTATGCCAGACTGATTCAGTCTCCGGCCTTTCGGCGTCTGCAAGGGAAATCCCAGGTTTTTGGCGCGGGAACCGGTGATTATTATCGTACAAGACTGACACATTCCCTGGAAGTGGCGCAAATCGCCAGAGAGGTCGCCAAACGCTTCGGCCGCTCGATGCCAGACCTGCAGCATGCTGAGCATCCAGGACTAATGATAGATCCGACTGTGGTGGAATGCGCGGCTTTGGCGCATGATTTTGGCCATCCTCCCTTTGGCCATAAGGGCGAAGAAGTGCTCAACAGCCTGCTCATGAATGAATATGGATTGAAATATGAAGGCAATGCCCAAAACTTTCGCATTCTGATGTTCCTCGAAAAGAGAGCAGGCAGTGACAGCGGCCTTGTTCTAACGGCAGCTGTGCTCCTAGGCATTAATAAATATCCTTACCTGCTGGAGGAGGAAGGCTGTCTTAAAGGGGTTTATGCATCAGAGTGGGAGAGTATTCACGAGCTGCGGACGCTGTGGCAAATGCCTGAAGGCTGCTCCACGCTGGAAGCACAGTTGATGGATTTATGCGATGACATCGCCTACTCTACGCATGACATTGAAGATGGGATTCGTGCCGGAAAAATACAGATGAACGACACCTTTTTCGAGGATAAGCGACTGATTCGCAATGTCGTACTCGAGGTTTTGAATGATCCGAGCAATAAGCGGTTTGTTTGGGAACAGGTGAGTGTGGAGGCTATGGTTCGCAAAGTCCTGGCCGATTATCTGGAGCAGTGGGAACGAATCTTTGTCGAGTGCAATCAGGAGGAGTCCAGAACACGTCGGGAAATGAAGGCACGCTGGGTGAGCATGTTTGCCAATCAGCTGGGCATCCTGGATGACTCGGTCCTAGGGTGGAAAAAAGTCACGCTGGTGAAGGATGGCATCGAGGATATCGAGCTGCTGCGAACCATGGAAATTTTGAAGAAATTGGCGTGGGTCACGCTGATTAAGGATTTTCGCGTGCAGCGGCTGCAAAAGCGCAGTGAAATTATTGTGGAGAGCCTGTGGAGCAGCTATAAGGATCCTGAAAAAGGGCAGTGGATTGTACCGCCGGATTGGATGGACAGCTATGAACGCCATAAAGACAAGTGGAGCTGGCCTCGCTTTATCGCGGACTATATATCCGGTATGACCGATGCGTATGCGGAAAAAGTTTATGCCGAGCTATTCGGCAGTAAATCCGGCTCTATTTATGAAATGGATTGAACAAAAAAAGACCACCTTCATTCTAGCAGAAGGTGGTTATATAGGGAGGAGAGAAATACCAAGATTAGGGTGTAGCTTCTAAAAACCGGCGCCCTGGAGTATAAGGAATGGATACATCGCCGAGAAATCTCATAGTTTGTTCTATATAAGCTTTGGGCTGAGCACGATAGAGAAGCTCATGCTGGGCGTTAGGGATAATCCATTCCTTGGATCTTTCATTATTGTGCTGCTTGAGATATATATCTTCTACCATTTCATAGGGGGCTTTGGTATCTGCCGTTCCATGAATGAAGAAGATGGGCATTTTATACTCGGAAGTGGTTACTTTCTGATAAGGGATCTCCTTGAGGCTCACCCCGTTTAACAAGGGGAAGAATAAACGAACCAGCGAAAGAGACGGGAATTTAGGCACGTTCACATATTGCTTCATATTATGATAGAGCGTATCTGGATTCAGAAAAAAAGTACTGTCCAAGATCATGCCCTGAATATCCACACTGTCTTGCAGCGCAGCCTGCAGCGCTGTTCCTGCCCCCATCGAGAAGCCCCAAATGAAGACAGACCCCTTTACTTTTTGTTTAACAAAATCAACAGCTCCAAGCAGCTCTTGAGACTCTTGAATGCCTCCAGTCACAATTCGTTTGCTGTCGGGCTGTACATAGCCATAATCGAACATCACTACGTTATAGTTCTGTTTGTGCAGTTCTTGAGCCAAGCTATATATAGGAACCCAGAGCTCTTCCCGATTGCCGCCGTAGCCATGAGAAAATATCACGGTTTTGGTGGAATTAGCCGGGATAAACCAGCCTTCCAGACGGGATGATTTGTTTTTGCTCAAAAAGGTTATATTTTCATATGGAAGTCCAACTGCCAGTGTAGGATTCGAACGCAGGGGATCAATTTGTGGACGAGCAAGCGTCCAAGCGATAAAGGCATGAAAGGCTAACAGTAAGCTGGTAAAGAAAAGAACAAAAGAGAGCAAAATGGTCAATGCGATTTTTTTCCTGCGGCCTATTGCGCGGGTTGCCGTCTGCTCCAGCGGTGCGGGATTTAGCGGCTGCGGTGACAACGATGTAGTAGACATGGGGAGGTCCCTCCTTAGAAGATTGTTGCAAAAGAGTGAGCAGGGGCAATAAGGGAGACCTGATTATATATTTAATTATATCATCTCTTGCTTTAATAGTAGGTTGCATCCGTTTACAAGTCAATCATTCTGCGGAATTGTAAACCTTTTGTAACGCTGCTGTAATAATAGGTAGACTCATCCAATTCACAATTGACCGGATTTCAGTTATACTAGAAGAAACCCATTTTCATAAGGTGAAACGAATTCTACAAAGCCAATGAAAGCGGTGAGAGCTTTATGGATGATTCCAAATTAACGGTTCGTGCGGTCGAGCGGGCTTTGGATATTTTGCTTTGTTTCACCGATTCCTCTGATCTGACTCTTACCGAGATTGCTAGTCGAGTAGAATTGCATAAAAGCACCGTTCACAGGCTTCTGGCTTCTCTTGAAGGAAAGGGCTTTATTATGCGTAATTCGTCCACGGACAAATACCGTTTGGGCTATCGCCTTTGGGAGCTGTCGGCCAATCTCGCGCAAAGCGATGATCCCGGCCAACTGCTGCTGCCGGACATGGAACGCCTGCGCGATCAGATCGGCGAGACGATCTCGCTGTACGTGCTCGACGGCCTTGAGCGCGTGCGCATCCAGGCGGTGCAGAGCAACCAGGAGATTCGCCGCGTAGCCCCTGTCGGAGCGCGAATGCCGCTGTACGTCGGCGCGTCGAGCAAGGTGCTCCTCGCCTTTGCTGAGCCTGCTATGCAGGAGCTGCTCTTCGCCTCGGCCGACCTGCCGGCCGGGCTGAGCCGCGATGCGCTCCTGCAGCAGCTCAGCGACACCCGACGCCAAGGCTTCGCCACCAGCGTCGCAGAGCGCGAGCCCGGTGCGGCTGCGCTGTCCGCGCCGATTCTCGGCCGCGGCGGCAAGCTTATCGCCGCCTTGGCCGTTTCAGGTCCAGCGAATCGCTTGACGCTGGAGAAAATGCTCGAGCACGTGCCGCTGCTGCAAGAAGCGGCGCGGCGCATGGGGACGATGCTGAGTTAGGCATCGTCTTTAGGTCTGATCCCTCCCGGGTGCGCATAGGCTCAGGGAGGGTTTTTTTGGGTTGACAAACGCGCTCGTCATTTAGGACGGTTGCAGCCGTTTTATCCTTGCTTCCAGGGGACATCCTAGAAGGAGAAGGAGGTGGATGCGTTGCAGAAGGCAGCATCCATGATCGCGATCTGGGTCAGCCTCGCGAGCAATGTCGCGCTGACCGCCATCAAAATCGTCGTCGGCTTCGCGTTTGGCAGCGAGGTGCTGATTGCCGACGGTATTCATAATGCCGGAGATGTTATCGCCTCAGCGACGGCGTACAGCTCCATGCGCATCTCATCCAAGCCCGCCGATAAGGAACATCCTTACGGCCATGGCAAGGCAGAGGTGCTAAGCGCCTTTATCGTCGCCATCATCCTGGGAGCGGCCGCGCTGTATATCGGTTATCATTCGATAATTGCATTTTTCGAGCCCGCCGGGAAAGCCCACATGATCGCCTTTGCAGCCGCTGTGATTTCACTGGTATGGAAGCAAATTCTTTACGTATACACCATGCGGATTGGTCGTCAAAACAATAGCAAAAGCCTCATGGCTACAGCCTATGATCATTTGGCGGACGTATATGCTTCCTCAGCGGCAACCTTAGGCATTGGTCTTGCTCTGATCGGCGACTATTATGGGTATGGGTATTTATCCTATGCCGATCCGGCGGCGGGAATTATTGTTTCCCTGTTGGTAATCAAGCTTGCGCTTGAAATGGGTAAGGAATCGTTTGATATCCTGATGGAGAAAAATATTGGCGAGCAGAAGATGGAAGCCTATGCGGAGCTCATTCGCTCCATCCCCGAGGTCAAGCGCATTGACCGCCTTCGGGCGCGGGAGCATGGCCACTATATTTTGGTCGATGTCCGGATTGCCATGCGCGGCGACATGACGATTCAACAAGGACATGATACAGCACGCGACATAAAGCAAATAATCATAAGTGCGCATTCCGATGTCGGGGAAGTGCTTGTTCATGTTAATCCTTGGTATGAAAACTCTACCTAATACAAAAAGCGTCTGTCACTGCCCATTCGGCAGCGTCAGACGCTTTAACTTTAACCAATTTACTTAATATCTGCGATCATCGAGCGAAGAACAGTTTGCAGGATACCGCCGTTGCGGTAGTAGTCCACGTCCACCATGCTGTCCAAACGGACGATAACGTTAAACTCAAAGGATGTTCCATCTTCACGGGTAGCTGTTACCTTTACAGTTTGGCCTGGTTTGACATCATTGCCAAGGCCGGTAATGTCGAATGTTTCACGACCGGTAAGACTCAGTGTGCTCCATCCCATACCTTCCATGAATTGCAAGGGAAGAACACCCATGCCGACCAAGTTACTGCGGTGAATACGCTCAAAGCTTTCAGCGATAACCGCTTTAACTCCCAGCAGGAATGTTCCTTTGGCCGCCCAGTCACGGGAGCTTCCGGTCCCGTACTCTTTTCCGGCGATGACGACGAGATTTTGTCCGTCAGCTTGATACTTCATGGAAGCATCGTAGATGGACATAATTTCGCCTGTTGGCAGGTAAGTGGTGACTCCGCCTTCAGTGCCAGGTGCAACCTGATTGCGGATACGGATGTTCGCGAAGGTTCCGCGCATCATGACTTCGTGGTTGCCGCGGCGGGAGCCATAAGAGTTGAAATCCTTTTTATCTACGCCGTGTTCGATCAGGTATTGCCCTGCCGGACTTTCAACCTTGATGGTGCCTGCAGGTGAGATGTGATCCGTTGTCACGGAATCGCCCAATAGCGCAAGAGCTTTTGCGCTGCGAATATCCGCGATGTCATCCAGCACAGTTCCAAGATCGGTGAAGAAAGGAGGCTCCTGGATGTAAGTGGATTCTTTATCAAACTCATAAAGCTGACCTTCCGGGATCGAAATTTCATTCCAGCGCTCATTGGCGCGGAATACGTTTTTGTATTTATCACGGTACATGTCAGCACTCATAGCCAGTCCAAGCGCTTCTTGGATTTCAAGGTTGGTAGGCCAAATATCTTTCAGATAAACGGGTTGATTGTTTTGATCATAGCCGATAGGTTCGTTTGCCATGTCAATATTGACGGTTCCAGCAAGCGCATAAGCAACAACCAGTGGTGGAGAAGCCAGGTAATTGGCTTTGACTTGTGCATGGATACGGCCTTCAAAGTTGCGGTTACCGGAGAGCACGGCAGCAACGGTCATATCGTTGTCGACAATGGCTTTGCTGACTTCATCAGGCAGCGGTCCGGAGTTTCCGATACAAGTGGCGCAGCCATAACCCGCAATATGGAAGCCGAGAGCTTCAAGGGATTCCAGCAGATTCGCCTTTTTCAAATATTCAGTGACTACCAAGGAGCCTGGAGTCATGGAGCTTTTCACAAAAGCAGGTTTTCTCAGGCCGCGGGCAACCGCTTTTTTGGCAATAAGTCCTGCCCCAATCATAACGCTTGGGTTCGAGGTGTTGGTACAGGAAGTAATCGCAGCAATCACCACGGCACCTGTGCCCATTTTGACAGTATCGCCATTGGCATAGCTCACATCTACAACCTCAGCGATTTTTTCTTCAGTCAATCCATATCCGCCTTTATCAATAGGCGTCCGGATGATGGAGTTGAAGGATTCTTTCATCGCAGTCAGCTCAATACGGTCTTGAGGACGCTTTGGACCTGCCAAGCTTGGAACAACTGTGGATAAATCCAGTTCAATTGTTTCCGTAAAAGCAGGATCCGGAGTGCTGTCGGTACGGAACATGCCTTGTGCTCTGTAATAAGCTTCAACAAGAGCAACTTGTTCTTCCTCGCGGCCGGTGCCTCTCAGGTATTTCAAAGTTTCATTATCTACCGGGAAAAAGCCGACGGTTGCACCATATTCAGGAGCCATGTTAGCCACAGTCGCGCGGTCGGAAAGGCTGATATTGCTGAGTCCGCTGCCGTAAAATTCAACGAATTTGCCGACAACGCCTTTTTTACGAAGAATTTGGGTAACGGTTAAAGCCAGGTCTGTAGCAGTTGTGCCTTCGGAGAGGCTGCCGGTCAGCTTGAAGCCTACCACCTGAGGGGCTACGAAGTAAAGGGGTTGACCCAGCATTCCTGCTTCAGCCTCGATACCGCCTACACCCCAGCCCACTACTCCGAGACCATTGATCATCGTGGTATGGGAATCTGTTCCTACGAGAGAGTCCGGATACACTTCCGTCTCGCCATTGACCACTTTGGTAGCGGCAACGGAAGCCAGGTACTCCAGATTAACTTGATGCACGATACCGGTAGCCGGAGGAACGGCGCGGAAATTATCAAAAGCAGTTTGCGCCCAACGCAGGAAGCGGTACCGCTCTTCATTGCGCTCAAACTCGAAATCCATGTTGGTTTCAAGAGCATCCATGGTTCCAAAAGCATCTACGGAAACAGAGTGGTCAATGACCAAGTCAACCGGAACAAGCGGGTTGATCCGTTTAGGTTCTCCACCCTCACGGCCCATTGTGGCTCGCATGGCGGCAAGATCAACAACGACGGGAACTCCGGTGAAATCCTGAAGCACGATACGCGCTGGAATAAAGGGGATTTCCTTATTGCTGTCAATACCGTCAGCCCAACCCGAAATTTGCTTCACATGCTCACGGGTGATCGCTCTGTCATCAAATTGACGAACGGCTGCTTCGAGCAGCACTTTAATGGAAAATGGAAGGTTGTTGATTTTGCCGTGGCCCTGGCTTTCAAATTCAGGAAGGCTGTAATAATAGTAGGGCTTGTTTCCGACATTTAACTGCTTACGTACGGAATATGCATCTTTGGACATGGCAAATCCTCCTTTATAATCTTATGATGATAAGCTTCATGAAAAATTTCATCAGATGAAACTTAATTTCATAATTTCTATAATTTAAGTATACTCGTTTGCAGAGCTTGCGTAAAGACGAATTTCAATCATTTTTCCTCTTGATTTCACATATATTGAATCAAATTGTTGCGGCTTGGGAGGACAAAGGCATGATTTGGAAAAAAGCGCTCTACAACTATGTCAACGCCAAAAATCAGGCGGAAATTGAAGGCTCCGTTAACCCGCTCATAGCTGTCGTAGATGACAGCCGATATGTAGATAGCCAGCATGCCAAACTGCTGCAAACAGCCTCGATTCACCGTTATCGCGGAGTAAAGCCCTTGCGCGGCGAAACCAAACTCCGACTGACCGGGGTGCAAGAAAAGGAAGGCCAAGCTGTAGCCTATATAGAGCTTCATCGAACTTTTCGCTATGAAATCAAGCAAATTGAGCATACGGAAGAACGAATAGAACTTGAGTGTGTTACACTCCGATTTAACAAGGGCAAATGGCGGGTAAGCAGCAGCGAAGCCCGGTTTTCGGAAAAAGAAGCATTCCAACCAACGGGAGAAGCGCTTATTCATTCATCCGAACAAGCTGTGTCCGACCCCTATAGAATGCCTTCGATTCCTTATATAAATTATAGTATACTCAATAATGAAGAAACACTTCCACGAAGCATACGTTATGACCGTGCCAGGGTCGTTCAATATGCGGAAACCTGGTGGAGCCGGCCTAACCCCAAGTATCTGGAATTTCCTGTGGACTGCACGAACTACGTCTCTCAGTGCCTCTATGCAGGCGGTGCCCCCATGAACTATACTGGGAAAAGAGGATCGGGCTGGTGGTACTCCGGCAAACAAGGCGCTACTGAGCTTTGGAGCTATAGCTGGGCAATTGCCCACTCTCTTCAGTCGTATGTTTCCTCAAGCCGCAAGGGACTTCAAGGCATGCTGGTTTCTTCTGCCCAGCAGCTTCAAGCCGGCGATATGATCAGCTATGACTGGGATGGCGACGGCCGCTTTCAACATAATACCATTGTTATCGGTTCGGATGCGAATGGAGAGCCGTTAGTGAATGCTCATACGTATAACAGCAGGGGCCGATACTGGGATTATCGCGATTCACCGGCCTGGACCGCGCAAACTCGTTATGCTTTTGTAAGGATTGCAGATAACATGTAACTTAATAACGGAGGTACCTATGAACCGCAAAATACGCATTGGACTGATCTATGGAGGAAAGTCCGGAGAACATGATGTATCTCTGCAAACCGCTCTTGCGGTAATCAAAGCTATGGATTTTAACAAATACGAGATTATACCTTTTTACATAACGAAGGAAGGAGGCTGGAGAAGCGGGGCCAAGCTTCAGGAACCTGTTGACTTGAAGGAAGCACTTACGTTCAGCCAAACCGCTGCGGAAAGCCATGCATTAGCCGAAGGGACAGGTGCAGTGCTAACTCCGATCTTTGGAGGGCAAGAAAGAGCGGCAATCTCGTCTTCGACCGGATCGTCGTCCGAGGTAGGCTCCATTGATATTGTATTTCCGCTGCTGCATGGCACATTTGGTGAAGATGGGACCATTCAGGGCATGCTGGAAATGGCGGATATTCCCTATGTAGGAGCCGGTGTGCTGGCGTCTGCGGTCGGCATGGACAAAGTTATGATGAAGAAGATATTCGCGCAGGAGGGCCTCCCTCAATGCGTTTTCCGTCATTTTACCCGAAGCGAGTGGGAGAAGAACAGGACGTTTCATCTCATGGAGATTGAAACTGTGGTCGGTTACCCGTGTTTTGTCAAACCAGCTAATTTGGGCTCCAGCGTTGGAGTGGGGAAAGCCAGAAATCAAAGCGAGCTGCTGAGCGCGATAGCTTTTGCCTTCCAGTATGACCGCAAAGTCATCGTTGAGGAATTTATTGACGCTCGCGAAGTGGAAGTAGCCGTTCTTGGCAACGAGGAACCGCAGGCATCCGTGCCAGGTGAAATTGTTTCGTCTAATGAATTTTATGATTACAAAGCCAAATATATGGATGGTAAATCAGCGATGGTCATCCCTGCGGAAATTCCTGCAGAAGTTGCTGAGGGACTTAGGGATATGGCCATACGCGCTTTCCAGGCTATCGACGGCAGCGGTCTGTCCCGGGTGGATTTTTTCCTGCGTAAACAGGATTTGAAAATTTATATTAATGAAATCAATACCATGCCGGGCTTCACGCCTTTCAGCATGTACCCGCAGCTGTGGAAAGAAACGGGTAAGCCTTACAGCGAGCTGTTGAACAATTTGATTGAGCTGGCTTTGCAGCGGCATGAGGAAAAGCAAAAGATCCAATACACGTTTGAAGTGGAGTGATAACCGTGGGATTTCAGACTGAATTCAATTCCGTGTGCAAATTCAAGTCCGAGCAGGAGCTGTATGAATTGCTCGAGTACGGCCGCTGTAAAATGGTCAAAAGCGGGTTCCGCGTATATCCAACCGGGCAAATGGTTATAGCCTACACACCGCTTAACGAAGCAATAGCCATCGTCAAAATCTCGGCGTCCATTGCTGAAATCAATTTTCAAGGCGAAGAAGTGACAGCCGTTGAAATGGAGCTGGTCCGCAAGCTGACTGAGGAAGAAGCCAAGGTGCAAACCGCGCTGGCCTATGAAATGTTTTTTGCCGGACAGGACAAGTTAAATACACAAGACTGAGCCTGAGACTGATAAGTCACAGGCTTTTTTTTCAGCTGCGACTACTGCCGCAGTAAGCCTTCTCTACATGGAAACATAGATGTCCTTCCTCTTGGTTATAATGGAAATAAAGAACAGGAGGCAGAGAAGTATGATTGTTCGCTTGGGGTATGTAGCTATGTCAACTCT includes:
- a CDS encoding HD domain-containing phosphohydrolase, producing the protein MKYTNVENIEPGQYLGRTIFSSNGAILLSEGVQLTVYMINTLKRIGVTMLYIKDPYLEDVIIEDVLSEETKRNVMQQMGNTFESIRSGKDFNTRTVSISIDQLLDDVMKNKDVLVQLSDIRTKDNEMYVHATNVCMMSVMIGINLNLSPVQLKELAIGALFHDIGKIELLTDDQSKDIKLHHTWRGFEVIKNKREYSLLIAHVAFQHHETMDGQGLPRKLTSDQIHLYAKIVAVANMYDNLLFDPADGKRMLPHEACEHMMALGSAKLDHEVLIQFLKTISIYPTGTSVRLSTKEIGVVVGQHRGLPARPIIRIVKQESEGNEITIKEMDLAKLTTVFIDQILS
- a CDS encoding YneF family protein; this translates as MWSYIIPIITLIAGLVGGFFIGVYYLKRQMEAMQNNPEMLQKMAKQMGYNMNKQQLNKVQNMMKNQKWK
- the folE gene encoding GTP cyclohydrolase I FolE; this translates as MSSTEYKNSLVGKNREQLEYHVREILRLLGEDVDREGLLETPARVTRMYEEIFAGYDADLRDVLGVTFDERHEELVIIKDIVYYSQCEHHMAPFFGKIHIGYVPSGKVAGLSKFARLVDAVTRKLQVQERITSEIADILEDVLKPHGVMVVVEGEHLCMCSRGVKKYGSKTITSGVRGSFRTDSTLRSEFLSLLK
- the dgt gene encoding dGTP triphosphohydrolase, translated to MDLRRLRLGEASIKSNEDRDEYEKDYARLIQSPAFRRLQGKSQVFGAGTGDYYRTRLTHSLEVAQIAREVAKRFGRSMPDLQHAEHPGLMIDPTVVECAALAHDFGHPPFGHKGEEVLNSLLMNEYGLKYEGNAQNFRILMFLEKRAGSDSGLVLTAAVLLGINKYPYLLEEEGCLKGVYASEWESIHELRTLWQMPEGCSTLEAQLMDLCDDIAYSTHDIEDGIRAGKIQMNDTFFEDKRLIRNVVLEVLNDPSNKRFVWEQVSVEAMVRKVLADYLEQWERIFVECNQEESRTRREMKARWVSMFANQLGILDDSVLGWKKVTLVKDGIEDIELLRTMEILKKLAWVTLIKDFRVQRLQKRSEIIVESLWSSYKDPEKGQWIVPPDWMDSYERHKDKWSWPRFIADYISGMTDAYAEKVYAELFGSKSGSIYEMD
- a CDS encoding alpha/beta fold hydrolase, with protein sequence MSTTSLSPQPLNPAPLEQTATRAIGRRKKIALTILLSFVLFFTSLLLAFHAFIAWTLARPQIDPLRSNPTLAVGLPYENITFLSKNKSSRLEGWFIPANSTKTVIFSHGYGGNREELWVPIYSLAQELHKQNYNVVMFDYGYVQPDSKRIVTGGIQESQELLGAVDFVKQKVKGSVFIWGFSMGAGTALQAALQDSVDIQGMILDSTFFLNPDTLYHNMKQYVNVPKFPSLSLVRLFFPLLNGVSLKEIPYQKVTTSEYKMPIFFIHGTADTKAPYEMVEDIYLKQHNNERSKEWIIPNAQHELLYRAQPKAYIEQTMRFLGDVSIPYTPGRRFLEATP
- a CDS encoding IclR family transcriptional regulator, with protein sequence MDDSKLTVRAVERALDILLCFTDSSDLTLTEIASRVELHKSTVHRLLASLEGKGFIMRNSSTDKYRLGYRLWELSANLAQSDDPGQLLLPDMERLRDQIGETISLYVLDGLERVRIQAVQSNQEIRRVAPVGARMPLYVGASSKVLLAFAEPAMQELLFASADLPAGLSRDALLQQLSDTRRQGFATSVAEREPGAAALSAPILGRGGKLIAALAVSGPANRLTLEKMLEHVPLLQEAARRMGTMLS
- a CDS encoding cation diffusion facilitator family transporter; amino-acid sequence: MQKAASMIAIWVSLASNVALTAIKIVVGFAFGSEVLIADGIHNAGDVIASATAYSSMRISSKPADKEHPYGHGKAEVLSAFIVAIILGAAALYIGYHSIIAFFEPAGKAHMIAFAAAVISLVWKQILYVYTMRIGRQNNSKSLMATAYDHLADVYASSAATLGIGLALIGDYYGYGYLSYADPAAGIIVSLLVIKLALEMGKESFDILMEKNIGEQKMEAYAELIRSIPEVKRIDRLRAREHGHYILVDVRIAMRGDMTIQQGHDTARDIKQIIISAHSDVGEVLVHVNPWYENST
- the acnA gene encoding aconitate hydratase AcnA; translated protein: MSKDAYSVRKQLNVGNKPYYYYSLPEFESQGHGKINNLPFSIKVLLEAAVRQFDDRAITREHVKQISGWADGIDSNKEIPFIPARIVLQDFTGVPVVVDLAAMRATMGREGGEPKRINPLVPVDLVIDHSVSVDAFGTMDALETNMDFEFERNEERYRFLRWAQTAFDNFRAVPPATGIVHQVNLEYLASVAATKVVNGETEVYPDSLVGTDSHTTMINGLGVVGWGVGGIEAEAGMLGQPLYFVAPQVVGFKLTGSLSEGTTATDLALTVTQILRKKGVVGKFVEFYGSGLSNISLSDRATVANMAPEYGATVGFFPVDNETLKYLRGTGREEEQVALVEAYYRAQGMFRTDSTPDPAFTETIELDLSTVVPSLAGPKRPQDRIELTAMKESFNSIIRTPIDKGGYGLTEEKIAEVVDVSYANGDTVKMGTGAVVIAAITSCTNTSNPSVMIGAGLIAKKAVARGLRKPAFVKSSMTPGSLVVTEYLKKANLLESLEALGFHIAGYGCATCIGNSGPLPDEVSKAIVDNDMTVAAVLSGNRNFEGRIHAQVKANYLASPPLVVAYALAGTVNIDMANEPIGYDQNNQPVYLKDIWPTNLEIQEALGLAMSADMYRDKYKNVFRANERWNEISIPEGQLYEFDKESTYIQEPPFFTDLGTVLDDIADIRSAKALALLGDSVTTDHISPAGTIKVESPAGQYLIEHGVDKKDFNSYGSRRGNHEVMMRGTFANIRIRNQVAPGTEGGVTTYLPTGEIMSIYDASMKYQADGQNLVVIAGKEYGTGSSRDWAAKGTFLLGVKAVIAESFERIHRSNLVGMGVLPLQFMEGMGWSTLSLTGRETFDITGLGNDVKPGQTVKVTATREDGTSFEFNVIVRLDSMVDVDYYRNGGILQTVLRSMIADIK